Proteins from one Rosa chinensis cultivar Old Blush chromosome 7, RchiOBHm-V2, whole genome shotgun sequence genomic window:
- the LOC112175640 gene encoding uncharacterized protein LOC112175640 isoform X2, with protein sequence MEPWEEALDVDDDVSELPSFSLRPCNHSSSPSLNPLPKPSSPSPALIPGPAGAVQAAMHRRSQTSSSSSDEPIPTQEFIRRVFENGDEEDDDFAADSWLHALDSEGGGGPRTPLGSIKKGLGTHRVAKVVAMIKSCTPNGLGDLMLTLKDPTGTIDATIHRKALSEGEFGTSISVGAVLVLQKVAVFSPSHSACYLNVTVSNIVKVISKDSGPLATKDFPISSVNTPALICENSKMLRMPQEKLLPSQDSTQRIMKCLRQNSKVIGSENIEKHMETGHAAPGRIFSAHVHSGSQFAAVEIEPSLVEKAMPNGITKMSVREDIIDTEQVTGVAEELRMAEEDNSSSIIQPISGSANSTEILDNHGRITGAKRPRQPLSLTTALPDYTEEQLNLFDFD encoded by the exons ATGGAACCCTGGGAAGAAGCTCTCGACGTAGACGACGACGTTTCGGAGctcccctctttctctcttcgcCCTTGCAACCACTCTTCCTCTCCTTCCCTAAACCCCCTACCCAAACCCTCCTCTCCATCTCCGGCCCTCATTCCGGGCCCCGCCGGCGCCGTTCAGGCCGCGATGCACCGCCGCTCCCagacctcctcctcctcctccgacgAGCCGATTCCGACGCAGGAGTTCATAAGGAGAGTCTTCGAGAACGGCGACGAGGAAGACGACGATTTCGCCGCCGATTCTTGGCTCCACGCTCTCGATTCAGAAGGCGGTGGCGGCCCTCGGACCCCTTTGGGTTCGATCAAGAAGGGGCTTGGCACTCACAGAGTAGCTAAG GTTGTTGCTATGATCAAATCTTGCACCCCAAATGGTCTTGGTGATCTCATGTTGACTTTGAAG GATCCTACAGGTACAATTGATGCTACCATCCACCGCAAAGCCCTTTCTGAGGGAGAGTTTGGGACGAGCATTTCTGTGGGTGCGGTTTTGGTTCTGCAGAAG GTTGCTGTGTTTTCCCCCTCACACTCTGCATGTTATCTTAATGTGACGGTGAGCAACATTGTCAAG GTCATTTCCAAGGATAGTGGGCCTCTTGCCACAAAAGATTTTCCAATTTCGTCAGTTAATACTCCTGCTCTCATCTGTG AAAATAGTAAAATGTTACGGATGCCACAAGAAAAACTCCTCCCATCACAGGATAGTACTCAGCGAATCATGAAATGTCTGAGACAAAATTCCAAGGTGATTGGGAGTGAAAATATTGAGAAGCATATGGAAACTGGCCACGCGGCACCAGGAAGGATTTTCTCTGCTCATGTGCACTCTGGAAGCCAATTTGCTGCTGTAGAGATAGAGCCTTCATTGGTGGAAAAGGCTATGCCTAATGGAATCACTAAAATGTCTGTTAGAGAGGACATTATTGATACAGAACAAGTAACTGGGGTTGCTGAGGAGCTCAGAATGGCTGAAGAGGACAATTCATCAAGCATCATCCAACCCATTAGTGGTTCAGCAAACTCGACTGAGATTCTTGATAATCATGGGAGAATAACAGGAGCAAAAAGGCCAAGGCAGCCACTGAGCTTAACAACTGCGCTCCCAGACTACACAGAAGAACAACTAAATCTGTTTGACTTTGACTGA
- the LOC112175640 gene encoding homologous recombination OB-fold protein isoform X1, whose protein sequence is MEPWEEALDVDDDVSELPSFSLRPCNHSSSPSLNPLPKPSSPSPALIPGPAGAVQAAMHRRSQTSSSSSDEPIPTQEFIRRVFENGDEEDDDFAADSWLHALDSEGGGGPRTPLGSIKKGLGTHRVAKVVAMIKSCTPNGLGDLMLTLKDPTGTIDATIHRKALSEGEFGTSISVGAVLVLQKVAVFSPSHSACYLNVTVSNIVKVISKDSGPLATKDFPISSVNTPALICAENSKMLRMPQEKLLPSQDSTQRIMKCLRQNSKVIGSENIEKHMETGHAAPGRIFSAHVHSGSQFAAVEIEPSLVEKAMPNGITKMSVREDIIDTEQVTGVAEELRMAEEDNSSSIIQPISGSANSTEILDNHGRITGAKRPRQPLSLTTALPDYTEEQLNLFDFD, encoded by the exons ATGGAACCCTGGGAAGAAGCTCTCGACGTAGACGACGACGTTTCGGAGctcccctctttctctcttcgcCCTTGCAACCACTCTTCCTCTCCTTCCCTAAACCCCCTACCCAAACCCTCCTCTCCATCTCCGGCCCTCATTCCGGGCCCCGCCGGCGCCGTTCAGGCCGCGATGCACCGCCGCTCCCagacctcctcctcctcctccgacgAGCCGATTCCGACGCAGGAGTTCATAAGGAGAGTCTTCGAGAACGGCGACGAGGAAGACGACGATTTCGCCGCCGATTCTTGGCTCCACGCTCTCGATTCAGAAGGCGGTGGCGGCCCTCGGACCCCTTTGGGTTCGATCAAGAAGGGGCTTGGCACTCACAGAGTAGCTAAG GTTGTTGCTATGATCAAATCTTGCACCCCAAATGGTCTTGGTGATCTCATGTTGACTTTGAAG GATCCTACAGGTACAATTGATGCTACCATCCACCGCAAAGCCCTTTCTGAGGGAGAGTTTGGGACGAGCATTTCTGTGGGTGCGGTTTTGGTTCTGCAGAAG GTTGCTGTGTTTTCCCCCTCACACTCTGCATGTTATCTTAATGTGACGGTGAGCAACATTGTCAAG GTCATTTCCAAGGATAGTGGGCCTCTTGCCACAAAAGATTTTCCAATTTCGTCAGTTAATACTCCTGCTCTCATCTGTG CAGAAAATAGTAAAATGTTACGGATGCCACAAGAAAAACTCCTCCCATCACAGGATAGTACTCAGCGAATCATGAAATGTCTGAGACAAAATTCCAAGGTGATTGGGAGTGAAAATATTGAGAAGCATATGGAAACTGGCCACGCGGCACCAGGAAGGATTTTCTCTGCTCATGTGCACTCTGGAAGCCAATTTGCTGCTGTAGAGATAGAGCCTTCATTGGTGGAAAAGGCTATGCCTAATGGAATCACTAAAATGTCTGTTAGAGAGGACATTATTGATACAGAACAAGTAACTGGGGTTGCTGAGGAGCTCAGAATGGCTGAAGAGGACAATTCATCAAGCATCATCCAACCCATTAGTGGTTCAGCAAACTCGACTGAGATTCTTGATAATCATGGGAGAATAACAGGAGCAAAAAGGCCAAGGCAGCCACTGAGCTTAACAACTGCGCTCCCAGACTACACAGAAGAACAACTAAATCTGTTTGACTTTGACTGA
- the LOC112180866 gene encoding protein C2-DOMAIN ABA-RELATED 4 — translation MADSPGGGKHQGGSKSAASLMENLLGLLRIRVKRGVNLAVRDVRSSDPYIVIKMGKQKLKTRVIKKDVNPEWNEDLTLSVTDPSIPVKLTVYDHDTFSKDDKMGDAEFGIVPYIEALKMDYEGIPSGTIITRVQPCRQNCLSEESSIRWSEGKVVQDLCLRLKNVECGEVEIQLQWIDLPGSKGLS, via the exons ATGGCAGACTCACCTGGTGGTGGTAAGCACCAAGGAGGGTCAAAGTCGGCAGCGTCTCTCATGGAGAATTTGCTCGGTCTTCTCCGCATCCGCGTCAAGCGCGGCGTTAACCTCGCCGTCCGTGACGTCCGTAGCAGCGATCCCTACATCGTCATCAAGATGGGTAAACAG AAACTGAAGACTCGTGTGATTAAAAAGGATGTTAATCCGGAGTGGAATGAAGATCTTACTCTTTCTGTTACGGACCCTTCTATTCCAGTCAAGCTG ACTGTGTATGATCATGATACATTCAGCAAGGACGACAAAATGGGAGATGCAGAGTTCGGCATAGTACCTTATATTGAGGCATTGAAGATGGACTATGAAGGAATCCCGAGCGGAACGATTATCACAAGAGTACAACCCTGCAGGCAAAACTGCCTATCTGAAGAGAGCAGCATCCGCTGGAGCGAAGGTAAGGTCGTCCAAGATCTCTGCCTCAGACTGAAAAATGTGGAATGCGGTGAAGTTGAAATCCAGTTGCAATGGATCGATCTTCCTGGTTCCAAGGGCTTATCATGA